TCGCCTGCTGCATAATTAACCTTTCCATTAACAGAAACTTCATAAGAACCTTCACTTAATGTAATCGAAAGATCATTGTTAGTAAATGCAGCACTTTCGGTTACTTTACCAGTATTAATTTCTTTAAAAGAAACGGTAAGGTTAGAAAGTTTGACATTATTTAAATCTTCAGGATTAACCAATTTTAAAGTTAAAGCAGTTTGCTTACCGCTATAATTATCATCATCTTTTGAACATGATTGTATCAGGGCCATTACGGCTATTGTTAGATAAATGGGAAGTAATTTAATTTTCATAATCAAGGTGTTTATTTAATATTAAAAGTTATAAATTCAAGTTTAATTCCATACCGAAGTAAGGAGAAGTAAGTCCTCTGCGTTCAATCTTCTGGCCATTGATTTCATAGTTTTGGTAGTAACTAAAAAGTCGGTTAACAAACATTGAAATCCTGAATTTTTTATAGAAATCCTTCGAGATTTTTAAATTCATATTCATCGACATCGGAACAGTTCTTTTTTCGAACAAAGCATCATTATACTTTATATCCAGCCATTGCAAAATAGGATCTGATTTATCTTTTTCTAGATATGGATATTGCTTACCAGACGGATCAATATAAGAAATCGGAGTTCCGTTCATAGGTGTAGATTGATTGCTTCTGAACCACAAAAATTGAAACGAACTAGAGAATTCTAAACCAAGAGAAGGAATATAGGTATCAACAATTAGATTCGTATTTAATTGCTGTTTTTCTGAGCCATCATCCAATTGATAAAGTCCCAAGTAAGGAAGTCTTTTTCCGTTGATAATAATGTCTTTTTGACCACTTTTGTAAACGGGACTGCTATTGGTATAAGTTGTTTTAAACCAAGCTCCATTTACTGTAAAACGGGTATTTATAGCTTTAAATCGCTTAGATGAAAATTGAAATTCAACCCCACTTTTAAGCAATTTACTTCCGTTGTTTGTAATATTATAAGCAGTCAATAACGTGTCCATTACAAAAGTCATTTCACTAAGATCAGGTTGCGATGTTAAGCTCGAAGGATCTATAGAAGCACTATCGTATTTTTTATAAGAAAGTGCATGATATCTAGAATTATTTCTAAATCCTGAATCCAAACGTTCCTTAAAATAAGTAATAGAGAAACGATTGTTATCATAAGAGAAATCCGTTCGAACCTCCCATTTTTTATTGATAGCAGGCTTTAAATCGTAATTAACGGCATCCGTTTTATAAGTCATTAAATTGATTCTTCTGTATTCTGGAGTATTATGATAATAATTAAGCTGTACCAAATCATTATACACATAATCGGGATAAAGTTGCCCCAAGGTTGGAAATTTAGTATACTGCCCAGTACCAACAGTAAATTCTGTTTTTAGCGCATGTTTTCCAATTTTAAAAGACGGAAGTGCCCATTGTGCATTAATTCGAGGATCTAAATAATATTTTCCGTGAATGGCATAAGCAGATGAAATATTTAATAACGACATAGCTCGGATACCTCCTGCAATGTTTAATTGATGTTTACCTAAGGGAATCGAAATTGCATCTTCGGCAAAAAAAGCAATGTCGGTACTTGCCGGAATATCTTTGTATGATCTTGGTCGCGTAGACATTTCTGGAGATGGCGGATGAGTGGTATCATAAACCTGCCCTTTTCCATTATTTTTAGAATACGTCCACTCGGTACCCCCTTTTAAAGCATGAGTTATTCCAAAAGTACGAACTTCAAATTCTCCCATTGCTTTAAGAAAAGCATCAAATGGTTTTCCATCAACCAAAAGATTAGAAGTATATTGAGGCGTTAAAAAGATTCCATCAGATTCCCCTTGCTCTCTATTGTTAGGAATTGCAGTAGCATTGCTTACCTGAACCCATTTGGTTTGTTCGATTTTATCATATTGCTGACTAATAGATGTAGCTAAATTAATCGCCTTAAAAAAAGAAGATTCTTTGAACTTTAAATCAAATGAATTCGCCAATGAGAATCGGTTATAAGTCGAACTAAAACGGTCTATTTTTGCGTACCCAACATTAGGATCTGCTTTTTCATTATCTACTGAACCACTATAATCTAAACTCGAATCCCATTGAAGCAAGTGAGAATCATTTTCCCATGTTTTTTGTGTACGTATCGATGCTGTGATTCTCTTGTAGTTTTCAAAACTATTGCGAGGATCAGGTTTTGCATTCAAGTAATCAAGTCCAACATTCAATACAAATTGCTTTTCTTCAGATTCAAAACCTTTCCCGATATAATATAACTTACTGAATTCATCCGCTTTAAAACGAGATTCTAAATCAGTACGCCCTCTTTTGCGTTTAATTTTAATAAGTCCGCTCGTTAAATCACCATATTCTACAGAAGGAATACCTCTAACGATTTCTACTTTCTCAATTTGATCTGTCGAAATAGAACGCATATCGACTCCTTTAGATGTAGTATTTCGGCGTGTATTTGCATAGCCAGAACCTGGAGTAATAGACATATTAGAACCTGTTGTAAAC
The nucleotide sequence above comes from Flavobacterium branchiarum. Encoded proteins:
- a CDS encoding TonB-dependent receptor, coding for MTYYNSLPIPTKNSKSIILLLFILFSNLGFTQNINKLTIQITVKDSESKLPIKGAMIAVEGVFQKYESQSDDFGNIVLNAIPNGNYKVKLSHIGYVTIEKKLDLTANRQLSFELIPMSVELNEVVITATESRGMTSTSVIDKKAMQHLQPSSFTDLLELLPGGRSKDPVFNASNHIKLREVGIADSNYDISSLGTAFVVDGIPINTDANLQFTTGSNMSITPGSGYANTRRNTTSKGVDMRSISTDQIEKVEIVRGIPSVEYGDLTSGLIKIKRKRGRTDLESRFKADEFSKLYYIGKGFESEEKQFVLNVGLDYLNAKPDPRNSFENYKRITASIRTQKTWENDSHLLQWDSSLDYSGSVDNEKADPNVGYAKIDRFSSTYNRFSLANSFDLKFKESSFFKAINLATSISQQYDKIEQTKWVQVSNATAIPNNREQGESDGIFLTPQYTSNLLVDGKPFDAFLKAMGEFEVRTFGITHALKGGTEWTYSKNNGKGQVYDTTHPPSPEMSTRPRSYKDIPASTDIAFFAEDAISIPLGKHQLNIAGGIRAMSLLNISSAYAIHGKYYLDPRINAQWALPSFKIGKHALKTEFTVGTGQYTKFPTLGQLYPDYVYNDLVQLNYYHNTPEYRRINLMTYKTDAVNYDLKPAINKKWEVRTDFSYDNNRFSITYFKERLDSGFRNNSRYHALSYKKYDSASIDPSSLTSQPDLSEMTFVMDTLLTAYNITNNGSKLLKSGVEFQFSSKRFKAINTRFTVNGAWFKTTYTNSSPVYKSGQKDIIINGKRLPYLGLYQLDDGSEKQQLNTNLIVDTYIPSLGLEFSSSFQFLWFRSNQSTPMNGTPISYIDPSGKQYPYLEKDKSDPILQWLDIKYNDALFEKRTVPMSMNMNLKISKDFYKKFRISMFVNRLFSYYQNYEINGQKIERRGLTSPYFGMELNLNL